One Clostridium estertheticum DNA segment encodes these proteins:
- a CDS encoding alpha/beta fold hydrolase, producing the protein MKSFFVHNESVKIHVLENGIPSSGTPSLLVIGGLWEPAERSIPIPSNISSHVVALSFRGRGLSSTPETGYDLADHLSDIDAVVKHCQLQNYCVLGFSRGASYALGWSLKNQQNMCGLILVDQPPIHSRPGSGYADFWSKLVYLEVPILNFMRQIALEGIERETIENDFSPQLSHLHIPVTFFVGRNKEAKISSDVSNESLQLYTQAIPSCEVVKFLKSGHMIPDEEQQKYIAEIDCFIKKRECK; encoded by the coding sequence ATGAAAAGTTTTTTTGTTCACAATGAATCTGTAAAAATACATGTGCTGGAAAATGGAATCCCTTCCAGTGGAACTCCATCATTACTTGTAATCGGTGGACTTTGGGAGCCAGCAGAACGCTCAATTCCAATACCTTCTAATATATCGAGTCATGTTGTAGCTTTGAGTTTTCGTGGTCGTGGCTTAAGTTCAACTCCTGAAACTGGCTACGACCTTGCCGATCACCTCTCTGATATTGATGCAGTTGTTAAGCATTGCCAGCTTCAAAACTATTGTGTTCTTGGATTCTCACGGGGTGCATCCTACGCACTTGGATGGAGTTTGAAGAATCAACAGAACATGTGTGGTCTTATTCTCGTTGACCAACCACCAATACATAGTAGACCAGGTTCGGGATATGCAGATTTCTGGTCCAAGCTTGTATACTTGGAAGTTCCGATACTTAATTTCATGCGTCAGATAGCACTCGAAGGAATTGAGCGAGAAACCATAGAAAATGATTTTTCTCCTCAATTATCTCATTTACATATCCCTGTAACTTTTTTTGTTGGTAGAAATAAGGAAGCTAAGATATCCTCGGATGTCTCAAATGAATCTTTACAATTGTACACACAAGCGATTCCATCTTGTGAGGTTGTTAAGTTTCTGAAGTCTGGGCATATGATTCCAGATGAAGAACAGCAAAAATACATTGCAGAAATTGATTGCTTTATTAAGAAAAGAGAATGTAAATGA
- a CDS encoding flavodoxin domain-containing protein, whose protein sequence is MSTIVVYKSKTGFVRNYAEWIAEELSADILEVSKVNINMLTKYNTLVYGGSLHAVGINGVKFITKNFDKLKDKKLVVFASGASPSSEKVIKGVVTNNFTSDQQKCIKFFYLRGGFNYNKLSIFDKVLMILLNWKIKIKKKQKKDLTPDEIGMLAAFDKPADFTRKKNINEMVIYVNS, encoded by the coding sequence ATGAGCACTATTGTAGTTTACAAATCAAAAACAGGTTTTGTAAGGAATTATGCAGAATGGATTGCAGAAGAACTATCAGCGGATATTTTGGAGGTTTCAAAAGTTAATATCAATATGTTAACGAAATATAATACCTTGGTTTATGGTGGTAGTCTGCATGCCGTTGGTATTAACGGTGTTAAATTCATTACGAAAAACTTTGATAAACTCAAAGATAAAAAGTTAGTTGTTTTCGCTTCAGGGGCTTCTCCATCAAGTGAAAAAGTAATAAAAGGAGTTGTAACCAATAACTTTACTTCAGACCAACAAAAATGTATTAAATTTTTCTATTTGCGAGGTGGTTTTAACTATAATAAACTGTCAATTTTTGATAAAGTGCTTATGATATTATTGAATTGGAAAATAAAGATTAAAAAGAAACAGAAAAAAGATTTAACTCCTGATGAAATAGGTATGCTTGCCGCATTTGACAAGCCAGCAGATTTTACAAGAAAAAAGAATATAAATGAAATGGTCATTTATGTTAATTCGTAA
- a CDS encoding bis(5'-nucleosyl)-tetraphosphatase, which produces MNIEKSCGAVIYRKLGEGFEFLAVKSKANGHWSFPKGHMEKDESEKETARREVLEETGLSIILLDEFRTKIEYQLTESALKEVIFFIGITSEQSVNIQQEEIEEFRWLNYKEMLDLLTFENSKKILIEVKDFLNNLAS; this is translated from the coding sequence ATGAATATAGAAAAATCATGTGGAGCTGTAATATATAGAAAACTAGGTGAAGGGTTCGAATTTTTAGCGGTAAAAAGCAAAGCAAATGGACATTGGAGCTTTCCAAAAGGGCACATGGAAAAGGATGAAAGTGAAAAAGAAACCGCAAGAAGAGAAGTTCTTGAAGAAACGGGATTAAGTATTATCTTACTTGATGAATTTAGAACAAAAATAGAATATCAATTGACTGAAAGCGCACTAAAAGAAGTAATTTTTTTCATAGGAATAACATCAGAGCAGTCTGTAAATATTCAGCAGGAAGAAATTGAAGAATTTAGATGGCTAAATTATAAGGAAATGCTTGATTTATTAACATTTGAAAATAGCAAAAAAATCTTAATAGAAGTTAAAGATTTTCTCAATAATTTAGCTAGTTAA
- the rpiA gene encoding ribose-5-phosphate isomerase RpiA — MDEKKIAGIKVTEYIKNNMLLGLGTGSTVYYMIEKLRELVNQGLNIKAVATSQSTANLANEFKIPLVSIDEVERIDLAIDGADEIDGQFNAIKGGGGALFREKMVANIADKVIWIMDSSKVVDSIGTFPLPVEILPYGYRHILKKLKLLSLNPVLRMKDEIPFVTDNHNYIVDLHIEKAFDIKYVSENLKCVTGVLEIGMFLNTCDRIIVGTSNGVKVVENTNKISILNHKN, encoded by the coding sequence ATGGATGAAAAGAAAATTGCTGGCATAAAGGTAACTGAATACATTAAAAATAATATGTTATTGGGATTAGGAACCGGTTCTACAGTTTATTATATGATTGAAAAATTACGGGAACTTGTCAATCAAGGATTAAATATTAAAGCAGTTGCGACTTCTCAAAGCACAGCAAATCTTGCCAATGAATTTAAAATACCATTGGTATCTATAGATGAAGTTGAAAGAATAGATTTAGCCATAGATGGTGCTGATGAAATTGATGGTCAGTTTAATGCAATTAAAGGTGGAGGTGGAGCTTTATTTAGAGAGAAAATGGTTGCTAACATTGCTGACAAGGTTATTTGGATTATGGATTCAAGTAAAGTAGTTGATTCCATAGGAACTTTTCCACTTCCTGTAGAAATACTTCCATATGGCTATAGGCATATATTAAAGAAACTCAAATTACTTTCATTAAATCCTGTTTTGAGAATGAAAGATGAAATTCCATTCGTAACAGATAACCATAATTATATTGTAGACTTACATATTGAAAAAGCTTTTGATATTAAATATGTATCTGAAAACTTGAAATGTGTAACAGGAGTGTTAGAAATAGGAATGTTTCTAAATACTTGTGATAGAATTATTGTTGGAACAAGTAATGGCGTAAAAGTAGTTGAAAATACTAACAAAATCAGTATTTTAAATCATAAAAATTAA
- a CDS encoding alpha/beta hydrolase family protein, with translation MKIGRTVRLLTDNKRKESLNDTDEKRKIIISIFYQIDENLNETKQAYYMDIFHPCQEELIKRFAGKKNLAGQKVSERYLKSININTYNNVPISKKEILYPVIIYSPGLGMDRDSLIYNIEKLVSEGYVVFTLGHIYDADFTILPDGEIVEQAKHIANSTLEEKEQLIDIRKEDVLFLLDELKILNSEDELMKEKLDLNKIGIMGHSLGGAAIFKAASEDTRIKAVIMLDGSLQHFNLTKDILEEKRLYTPFLNFRRGTIDYAEEMKKAIEFNADKMNGEEFKKRIVMRHQTLIGQIRAQKELYEYLAGYKSFIKLKYSEHLTFTDWPVIYNQEMENEILPIKEAHEIISEITVRFYNEFLCGVEGDYRNFINSNRCPQICIISKNGESLK, from the coding sequence ATGAAAATTGGAAGAACAGTTAGACTATTAACAGATAATAAGAGAAAAGAATCATTAAATGATACAGATGAAAAAAGAAAAATTATAATAAGTATATTTTATCAAATTGACGAGAATTTGAATGAAACTAAACAAGCTTATTATATGGATATATTCCATCCGTGCCAGGAAGAATTAATTAAAAGGTTTGCAGGGAAAAAGAATTTAGCAGGTCAAAAAGTAAGTGAAAGGTACCTTAAGAGTATAAACATAAATACATATAATAATGTCCCAATTAGTAAGAAAGAGATATTATATCCTGTTATTATTTACTCACCAGGATTGGGTATGGATAGGGATTCTTTAATTTATAATATAGAAAAATTAGTAAGTGAAGGTTATGTTGTTTTTACATTAGGACATATATATGACGCTGATTTCACTATTTTGCCTGATGGAGAAATAGTTGAACAAGCTAAGCACATTGCTAATTCTACTTTGGAAGAAAAAGAACAATTAATTGATATAAGAAAGGAAGATGTTTTATTTCTACTAGATGAATTAAAAATATTAAATAGTGAAGATGAATTAATGAAGGAAAAACTAGATTTAAATAAGATTGGAATAATGGGACATTCCCTTGGTGGAGCGGCAATATTTAAAGCAGCTTCAGAAGATACAAGAATTAAAGCTGTTATAATGCTTGATGGTAGCCTTCAGCATTTTAATTTAACAAAAGATATATTAGAAGAGAAAAGGTTATATACTCCTTTTTTAAACTTTAGAAGAGGTACCATAGACTATGCGGAAGAAATGAAAAAGGCCATAGAATTCAATGCAGATAAAATGAATGGTGAGGAGTTTAAGAAAAGAATTGTTATGCGTCATCAAACTTTAATAGGGCAAATAAGAGCACAAAAGGAACTTTATGAATATTTAGCAGGATATAAATCCTTTATTAAACTAAAATACTCAGAACATCTTACCTTTACAGATTGGCCAGTTATCTACAATCAAGAAATGGAGAATGAGATATTGCCTATTAAAGAGGCACATGAAATTATTAGTGAAATTACTGTTAGATTTTATAATGAATTTTTATGTGGGGTAGAAGGAGATTATAGAAACTTTATTAATAGTAATAGGTGTCCACAGATTTGTATAATAAGTAAGAATGGGGAATCACTTAAGTAG
- a CDS encoding GNAT family N-acetyltransferase — protein MRIETNHIIIRDFERKDAENLYQNVREKNIFRFMPDWAENNDSPKAFWGYIDWHQTQKNSTDVYENKRYAIALPDTDEMIGMVGMGLEDTLNEVEVAYFMSEKYQRNGYAKEAVNALVDWCFNVSDIKYLILTIDCANIPSCHLAEKCDFELFEKRTPIRHKQPNMESDSYFYYRRYRNLA, from the coding sequence ATGAGAATAGAAACAAACCATATAATAATTCGAGATTTTGAGAGAAAAGACGCAGAAAACCTTTATCAGAATGTCAGAGAGAAAAACATTTTTCGATTTATGCCTGATTGGGCAGAAAATAATGATTCGCCAAAAGCCTTTTGGGGGTATATTGATTGGCACCAAACTCAAAAAAATTCAACAGATGTTTATGAGAATAAAAGATATGCAATTGCATTACCTGATACAGATGAAATGATTGGAATGGTAGGTATGGGGCTTGAAGATACATTGAATGAAGTTGAAGTAGCCTATTTTATGTCGGAAAAATATCAGAGAAATGGGTACGCAAAAGAAGCTGTAAATGCTTTAGTAGATTGGTGTTTCAATGTATCAGATATAAAGTATCTTATATTGACGATTGATTGTGCAAACATTCCTTCTTGTCACCTTGCAGAGAAATGCGATTTTGAATTATTTGAAAAACGAACACCAATTAGACACAAACAACCCAACATGGAGAGCGATAGCTATTTCTATTACAGAAGATACAGAAATTTAGCGTAA
- a CDS encoding HD domain-containing protein, with protein sequence MKYCYKQGVPTLEEAMVILKEAERLNPGGWVKHSMYVAEGAKLIAEQTDNLDPELAYILGLLHDIGRREGIYGMRHGVDGYNYAIRNGYDLVARTCLSHIGFKYNNEVVIVGKWDGTDEEHSFVTEYLLGTDDTDYDKLIKLCDYLSLPSGFVLIEKRLVDIALRGGINEYTIPRWKSTFENKQYFEEKIGKSIYSLLPNVRENTFNI encoded by the coding sequence ATGAAATATTGTTATAAACAGGGTGTGCCAACACTAGAAGAAGCAATGGTAATTTTAAAAGAGGCTGAAAGGTTAAATCCAGGTGGTTGGGTCAAGCACTCAATGTATGTAGCTGAAGGAGCAAAATTAATCGCAGAACAAACAGATAATTTAGATCCAGAATTAGCATATATTTTAGGACTATTGCATGACATAGGAAGAAGAGAGGGCATATATGGTATGAGGCATGGTGTAGATGGATACAATTATGCAATTAGAAATGGATACGATTTAGTAGCAAGAACTTGTTTAAGTCATATAGGATTTAAATACAACAATGAGGTTGTTATTGTAGGAAAATGGGACGGTACAGATGAGGAACATAGTTTTGTAACGGAATACTTGTTAGGCACAGATGATACAGACTATGATAAATTAATAAAATTATGTGACTATTTATCGTTACCAAGTGGATTTGTTTTAATTGAGAAAAGACTTGTAGACATAGCATTAAGAGGTGGAATTAATGAATATACAATACCAAGATGGAAATCAACCTTTGAAAATAAACAATATTTCGAAGAAAAGATTGGAAAGTCAATTTACAGTTTGTTACCTAATGTAAGAGAAAATACATTTAACATATAG
- a CDS encoding GNAT family N-acetyltransferase: protein MSLMSLNDKYYSCDVAYNIGKSFWGKWITVEALKVVILYMIKEIGINRIDAKHNTLNLA, encoded by the coding sequence ATTTCTCTAATGAGTTTGAACGATAAATACTACTCATGTGATGTTGCATACAACATAGGTAAGTCATTCTGGGGAAAATGGATTACGGTGGAAGCTTTAAAAGTTGTTATCCTCTATATGATTAAAGAGATTGGTATAAACAGAATAGACGCTAAACATAATACTCTAAATCTAGCGTGA
- a CDS encoding NUDIX hydrolase yields the protein MNFPSHIVSVCGLIENDEGKILMVKNPVRGWEIPGGQVEVGETIIEALKREVKEESGIDIEIGNLTVVHSNIGIGVQYDGVSPIPTIVTFGFTAKSLSGELATSEESLEVCWFERGEVLNLIEEEFITDRVKCMLNYDGRVTYGAFSRNPYILQGVQYI from the coding sequence ATGAATTTTCCATCACATATTGTTTCTGTATGTGGGCTAATAGAAAATGATGAAGGAAAAATACTCATGGTTAAAAATCCAGTAAGAGGATGGGAAATTCCAGGTGGACAAGTTGAAGTAGGAGAAACTATTATTGAGGCATTGAAACGAGAGGTAAAAGAAGAATCAGGAATAGACATAGAGATTGGTAATTTAACGGTAGTTCACTCTAATATAGGAATTGGGGTTCAATATGACGGAGTAAGTCCAATTCCTACAATTGTAACTTTTGGATTTACTGCTAAATCACTTTCAGGTGAATTGGCTACAAGCGAAGAAAGTCTTGAAGTTTGCTGGTTTGAAAGAGGTGAAGTTTTAAACTTAATTGAAGAAGAGTTTATAACAGATAGAGTAAAGTGTATGCTCAACTATGATGGAAGAGTTACATATGGTGCGTTTTCTCGTAATCCTTATATTCTTCAGGGAGTACAGTATATCTAA
- a CDS encoding tyrosine-type recombinase/integrase, with the protein MSELRRKMKMDMELKGYSPRTIKNYTRTVSNFAKFYNKSPELLKEKEIREYLHYCIMERKLSEGTVNYINAGLKFFYTKTLNRYWNMDKIVRIKEPRRLPSVLSPEEVKSIFDVTENLKHKAILMTVYSAGLRVSEVCNLKITDIDSKNMQILIREGKGKKDRYSLLSNANLEILREYWRRYHPKEYLFSGKGRTDAITPRSVQKMLEKSIKKTAITKNATVHMATIGQLN; encoded by the coding sequence ATGTCAGAATTAAGACGAAAAATGAAAATGGATATGGAACTAAAGGGTTATAGCCCAAGGACCATAAAAAACTATACCCGTACCGTTAGTAACTTTGCTAAGTTTTACAACAAATCACCAGAGCTTTTAAAAGAAAAAGAAATACGTGAATATTTACATTATTGTATCATGGAAAGGAAGTTAAGTGAAGGTACCGTTAATTATATTAATGCGGGTCTAAAGTTTTTTTATACTAAAACGCTTAATAGATATTGGAACATGGACAAAATTGTAAGGATTAAAGAACCAAGAAGATTACCCTCGGTTTTATCTCCAGAAGAAGTTAAATCTATTTTTGATGTTACTGAAAACCTTAAGCATAAGGCAATTCTCATGACGGTTTATTCCGCAGGATTAAGGGTTAGCGAAGTTTGCAATCTTAAAATAACAGATATTGACAGTAAAAATATGCAGATATTAATAAGAGAGGGCAAAGGCAAAAAAGACAGATATTCATTATTATCAAATGCAAATCTTGAAATTCTCAGAGAATATTGGAGAAGATACCATCCTAAAGAATATTTGTTCTCTGGAAAAGGTCGTACAGATGCGATAACTCCACGTAGTGTACAAAAAATGTTAGAAAAATCTATAAAAAAAACTGCAATCACTAAAAACGCAACGGTCCATATGGCTACAATTGGGCAATTGAATTAA
- a CDS encoding class I SAM-dependent methyltransferase — protein sequence MNENNNMIVKWYSEDKNLVELNNATRNSLKMWEKDVSYNYFPQNARILDDGCGMGREAFNLYDMGSNITAIDISEKAIIGAKKLASESNRDITFLLTNGMDLPFEDNSFDVVIIWNQTLGLIYSESNQVAFLKECKRVLRDNGIISFSGHEREYEEMNYPHCLVGKKFFPYKNEDIYWEIFTIDELKVLAQKSGLNVLNCERGKIYREEEGTIIHCVCMK from the coding sequence ATGAATGAAAACAATAATATGATTGTTAAGTGGTATTCAGAAGATAAGAATTTAGTTGAATTGAACAATGCTACCCGTAATTCTTTAAAGATGTGGGAGAAAGATGTGTCTTATAATTATTTTCCGCAAAATGCAAGAATACTTGATGACGGTTGTGGTATGGGGAGAGAAGCTTTTAACTTGTACGATATGGGCTCTAATATTACTGCTATAGATATATCAGAAAAAGCCATCATAGGAGCTAAGAAATTAGCATCTGAATCAAATCGTGACATTACGTTCTTGCTTACCAATGGTATGGATTTACCATTTGAGGACAATTCTTTTGATGTGGTCATTATTTGGAATCAAACTCTTGGACTTATTTATAGTGAAAGTAACCAAGTAGCTTTTTTAAAAGAATGTAAGCGAGTTTTAAGGGACAATGGTATTATCAGTTTCTCTGGTCATGAACGTGAATATGAAGAAATGAATTATCCTCACTGTTTGGTAGGTAAAAAGTTCTTTCCATATAAGAATGAGGATATATATTGGGAGATATTCACTATTGATGAACTGAAAGTGTTGGCACAAAAATCGGGGCTTAACGTACTCAACTGCGAAAGAGGTAAGATATATCGTGAGGAGGAAGGAACTATTATTCACTGTGTATGCATGAAATGA
- a CDS encoding GNAT family N-acetyltransferase, with translation MLNHKGTVTLETARLILRKFVFEDAENMFANWSNDAEVAKYMRWNEHNDINETKKNLRNRIEKYQEPSTYYWAIIMKTTNNPIGNIALITSSEYDMCADVAYCIGRGYWGQGIATEALKRVLEFGLAVVNFNRIEAYHSVNNIASGRAMQKAGMKYEGRMRQKYRSHVGFEDSDLYAILKEDLSR, from the coding sequence ATGTTAAATCATAAAGGAACAGTAACTCTAGAAACAGCACGTCTAATATTACGTAAATTTGTCTTTGAAGATGCAGAAAATATGTTTGCTAACTGGTCAAATGATGCGGAAGTCGCAAAATACATGAGATGGAATGAACATAATGATATTAATGAAACAAAAAAGAATTTAAGAAATCGAATTGAAAAATACCAGGAACCAAGTACCTACTACTGGGCAATTATTATGAAAACAACAAACAATCCAATAGGAAATATTGCATTAATTACTTCTAGCGAATACGATATGTGTGCAGATGTTGCATATTGTATTGGACGAGGTTATTGGGGGCAAGGAATTGCTACTGAAGCATTAAAAAGAGTCCTTGAATTTGGATTGGCCGTGGTGAACTTTAATAGAATAGAAGCATATCATTCAGTCAATAACATTGCTTCTGGTAGAGCGATGCAGAAGGCTGGAATGAAATATGAAGGAAGAATGCGCCAAAAATATAGAAGTCATGTAGGGTTTGAAGATAGTGATTTATATGCAATTCTAAAAGAAGATTTATCACGATAA
- a CDS encoding alpha/beta fold hydrolase — MGNYYNIRGKNLYTEISGEDSAPVLLFIHGGPGGVGVADFIKYQGSRLSKNFKVIAPDQRGVWRSEAILNEEDISIEDIIEDFEELRKKLHIKRWSLLSHSFGGYVAVLYANLYPDSIEYMIYESPSFDFALSERSLLNAAAKELIKLGNSVLAEDYFKALREIKDYKEINILLMNASNELGTNCNNYMWFGEDKQIINRIAITSNDAKNLWNNSTNTRIKLLHDWRVYNDVFTELSNVNKPSLLIRGKYDPITCDVQTAEFLNLVSDKEVIVFDFSSHWVRVEEPDKYCEVITSYIHKKMRQAF, encoded by the coding sequence ATGGGTAATTATTATAATATTAGAGGAAAAAACCTCTACACTGAAATTTCAGGAGAGGATTCAGCTCCAGTACTGTTATTTATTCATGGTGGTCCAGGTGGAGTTGGAGTTGCAGATTTTATCAAATATCAAGGTAGTAGATTATCAAAAAACTTTAAAGTTATAGCTCCAGACCAAAGGGGTGTATGGAGATCTGAAGCGATTTTAAATGAAGAAGATATCTCAATAGAAGATATTATTGAGGACTTTGAAGAATTAAGAAAAAAATTACATATAAAAAGATGGTCACTACTTAGTCATTCATTTGGTGGATATGTTGCTGTTCTTTATGCTAATTTATATCCTGATTCTATTGAATATATGATTTATGAAAGTCCGTCTTTTGATTTTGCACTTTCAGAGCGTTCTTTGCTAAATGCAGCAGCCAAGGAATTAATTAAGCTAGGGAATTCAGTATTGGCAGAAGATTATTTTAAAGCTTTAAGAGAAATTAAGGATTACAAAGAGATTAATATACTACTTATGAATGCGTCAAATGAGCTTGGAACCAACTGTAATAATTATATGTGGTTTGGAGAGGATAAGCAAATTATTAATAGGATAGCTATAACTTCTAATGATGCCAAGAATTTATGGAATAACTCTACCAATACAAGAATCAAATTGTTGCATGATTGGCGGGTGTATAATGATGTATTTACTGAATTATCAAATGTAAATAAACCTTCTTTGTTAATTAGAGGTAAATATGATCCGATAACTTGTGATGTACAAACAGCAGAATTTTTGAATCTTGTGTCAGACAAAGAAGTGATTGTATTTGATTTTTCCAGTCATTGGGTTAGGGTTGAGGAGCCTGATAAATACTGTGAAGTTATCACAAGTTATATACATAAGAAAATGAGACAAGCGTTTTAG
- a CDS encoding GNAT family N-acetyltransferase: MNVEIKKLTPAHVEEYINFFETTPHDDNIPEHTCYCECWCSADHRFGTGIPSREERKAMAIEYVKSGKIQGYLAYFDGCIVGWCNANTKTECLNCIGWYRFMPQVNELEIDANNKVKSIYCFLVAPDMKRKAIAKQLLQYACQDATNDGYDYVEVYPEKETTDERKHFMGFVDMYKNLGFTIHAETKQKFVMRKQLKGTIV; encoded by the coding sequence ATGAATGTTGAAATTAAAAAATTGACACCTGCTCACGTAGAAGAATATATAAACTTTTTCGAAACGACGCCACATGATGACAATATCCCTGAGCATACCTGTTATTGTGAGTGTTGGTGTAGTGCCGACCACCGTTTCGGAACAGGTATTCCATCGCGTGAAGAAAGAAAAGCAATGGCTATTGAATATGTTAAGAGCGGAAAAATACAAGGATATTTAGCATATTTTGACGGTTGTATCGTTGGTTGGTGTAACGCAAATACAAAGACAGAATGTTTGAACTGTATCGGCTGGTATCGTTTTATGCCCCAAGTAAATGAATTGGAGATTGACGCAAATAATAAAGTAAAATCTATATATTGTTTTCTTGTTGCACCTGATATGAAAAGAAAAGCAATAGCAAAACAATTATTGCAATATGCTTGTCAAGACGCGACGAATGATGGTTATGATTATGTTGAAGTATATCCAGAAAAAGAAACTACAGATGAACGTAAACATTTTATGGGGTTTGTTGATATGTATAAAAACTTGGGCTTTACTATTCATGCAGAAACAAAGCAAAAATTTGTAATGAGGAAACAGCTAAAGGGCACCATAGTATGA
- a CDS encoding class I SAM-dependent methyltransferase → MTSETKEILKQSYNNCAHEREKNEVQEWKVKPRASFLKLLLNEGKSTLLDVGAGTGKDSKFFMNNNIDVIAVDLSDEMIKLCQEKGIESYESDFYNLYQIGKKVDAVWSMNSLLHVEKADLNLVLQEIRSVLNPLGLFFMGVYGGEDSEGIWQDDIYTPHRFFSSYTDENIKQVVSNYFELISFERIETGGKYHFQSIIMRKK, encoded by the coding sequence ATGACAAGTGAAACAAAAGAAATTTTAAAACAGTCATATAATAATTGTGCTCATGAAAGAGAAAAAAATGAAGTGCAAGAATGGAAGGTAAAACCAAGAGCGTCATTTCTGAAACTTTTATTAAATGAGGGTAAGTCTACTCTTTTAGATGTTGGTGCAGGAACTGGAAAAGACAGCAAATTTTTTATGAATAACAATATAGATGTAATAGCAGTTGATTTATCAGATGAAATGATTAAATTATGTCAAGAAAAAGGAATTGAATCATATGAATCAGATTTTTATAATCTTTATCAGATTGGTAAAAAAGTTGACGCTGTATGGTCAATGAATTCTCTATTGCATGTTGAAAAAGCAGATCTTAATTTAGTATTGCAAGAAATTAGAAGTGTGCTAAATCCTTTAGGATTATTTTTTATGGGAGTATATGGTGGTGAGGATTCAGAAGGCATATGGCAGGATGATATTTACACTCCACATCGATTTTTCTCGTCTTATACTGATGAAAATATAAAGCAAGTTGTTTCAAATTACTTTGAGTTAATTAGTTTTGAAAGAATTGAAACAGGAGGGAAATATCATTTTCAATCTATAATTATGAGAAAAAAATGA
- a CDS encoding nitroreductase family protein, with translation MDCYEVEIIKDGRYVYIIIPFNTKEVFNRPKGTIYISGTINDIPYRSKLISRGNGVQIIIIDRKLQKVLGFCGTSMNVQMTITEDNIVTYVSESQNLIKNCSLNILSCISTRRSIRGYTNQPIAEEQMNTILDAGFCAPSAQNKRPWHFIIIRNKGQLFSLSETNIKGEMIQHSNCCIVVCGDRILQGINELLIEDCSAATQNILLAAHGLGIGAVWCGIVQNSDWKKHIITQLKLPESIIPIAVISLGYPDEIKTAKNRFELSKVHNEVW, from the coding sequence ATGGATTGTTATGAAGTTGAAATAATTAAAGATGGAAGATACGTATATATAATAATTCCTTTCAACACAAAGGAAGTTTTTAATAGACCTAAAGGAACTATTTACATTAGTGGAACTATTAATGATATTCCTTATAGAAGTAAACTCATTTCAAGAGGAAATGGAGTTCAAATTATAATTATTGATAGGAAGCTGCAAAAAGTATTGGGGTTCTGTGGTACAAGTATGAATGTTCAAATGACAATCACAGAAGATAATATCGTAACTTACGTTTCAGAATCACAAAATTTAATAAAAAACTGTAGCCTCAATATTCTTTCATGTATTTCAACTCGTAGAAGTATCAGAGGTTATACCAATCAACCAATAGCAGAAGAACAAATGAATACAATTTTAGATGCGGGATTTTGTGCCCCTTCTGCACAGAACAAACGCCCTTGGCATTTTATTATAATTAGAAATAAAGGACAACTTTTCAGTTTAAGTGAAACAAATATTAAGGGGGAAATGATACAGCATTCTAACTGTTGCATTGTAGTTTGTGGAGATAGAATTTTACAAGGCATAAATGAATTACTGATTGAGGATTGTTCTGCGGCTACGCAAAATATTCTACTTGCTGCTCATGGTCTGGGAATAGGAGCAGTATGGTGTGGTATCGTTCAAAATTCTGACTGGAAAAAACATATAATCACACAGTTAAAATTGCCTGAATCAATAATTCCTATTGCCGTCATCTCATTGGGTTATCCTGATGAAATCAAAACAGCAAAAAACAGATTTGAGTTATCTAAGGTACATAATGAAGTTTGGTAA